The following coding sequences are from one Paracoccus alcaliphilus window:
- a CDS encoding GNAT family N-acetyltransferase produces MRIELAADVDLCRALRRTVFVEEQGVPEAEEWDDLDGQAIHVLAWLDGQPTGTARILIDGPVGKIGRVCVLPAARGTGLGAALIRASLDVLRFRPGITHAKLGAQVQAIGFYEKLGFVACGELYDDAGIPHRDMIREL; encoded by the coding sequence ATGAGGATCGAACTGGCCGCCGATGTCGATCTGTGCCGCGCGCTGCGCCGCACCGTCTTTGTCGAGGAACAGGGCGTCCCCGAGGCCGAGGAATGGGACGATCTGGACGGGCAGGCGATCCATGTTCTGGCATGGCTGGACGGTCAGCCGACCGGCACCGCCCGGATCCTGATTGACGGCCCCGTTGGCAAGATCGGCCGCGTCTGCGTTCTGCCCGCCGCCCGTGGCACCGGGCTGGGGGCGGCGCTGATCCGTGCCTCACTGGACGTTTTGCGGTTTCGCCCGGGCATCACCCATGCAAAGTTGGGCGCGCAGGTGCAGGCGATCGGCTTTTACGAAAAGCTGGGCTTTGTCGCCTGCGGAGAGCTTTATGACGATGCCGGCATTCCCCATCGCGACATGATCCGCGAACTCTAG
- a CDS encoding MlaC/ttg2D family ABC transporter substrate-binding protein, whose amino-acid sequence MTPTRPDRRRVLTLMAGAAALALLPVDRVWALDTTEARALIETSLGEVYQVINSGQPPEQMYRDFEAIFVRHADVDVIARSALGPVARQTGAAEFAAYKQAFQGYIGRKYGKRFREFIGSKIEVGQARPVKSFFAVSSTAYLNGRAPMEVEWHVSDRSGRSLFFNIIIEGINMLASERAEIAAMLSRRNGDIAGLTADLQQAG is encoded by the coding sequence ATGACCCCTACGCGCCCTGACCGGCGACGGGTGCTGACGCTGATGGCCGGGGCCGCTGCGCTGGCGCTGCTGCCGGTCGATCGGGTCTGGGCGCTGGACACGACCGAGGCCCGGGCGCTGATCGAAACCTCGTTGGGCGAGGTTTATCAGGTCATCAATTCCGGTCAGCCCCCCGAACAGATGTATCGCGATTTCGAGGCGATCTTCGTGCGCCATGCCGATGTCGATGTGATCGCCAGATCGGCACTGGGCCCTGTCGCCCGCCAGACCGGGGCGGCGGAATTCGCGGCCTATAAACAGGCGTTTCAGGGATATATCGGTCGCAAATACGGCAAACGCTTCCGCGAATTCATCGGGTCAAAGATCGAGGTCGGGCAGGCCCGCCCGGTCAAGAGCTTCTTCGCCGTCTCCTCGACCGCCTACCTGAACGGTCGCGCGCCGATGGAGGTGGAATGGCATGTGTCCGACAGATCCGGGCGCAGCCTGTTCTTCAACATCATCATCGAGGGCATCAACATGCTGGCCAGCGAGCGGGCCGAGATCGCGGCGATGTTGTCGCGGCGCAATGGCGATATCGCCGGGCTGACGGCGGATCTGCAACAGGCGGGATAG
- a CDS encoding type I secretion system permease/ATPase — MSKAPVAGDGIRELRKARATGFWLFLAVGLFSAVVNLLMLTGPLFMLQVYDRVLASQSVETLTALFVLVTFLFLLMGIVDFARNRVTQRIAARFQDRVEGRVFIAALREGAASGNEAAATASGMRDLDSVQRFIGSPVLLAIFDIPWAPLFLAAIYIFHPLLGVVATVGGAILVVVTICSRHFNRDPLQRSMQASATAQRMADLYRDEGEVISALGMRSATHGRWRQARAEAQAQAVRGGDLSSGFTVFSKTFRLFLQSAMLAAGAWLVLRQELTPGAMIAGSIMMGRALAPIDQLVGGWALVQAAQDGWERLGHLLSRQPAEIERTALPRPEARLEVRQLSVAPPGQNVASIRGVGFDVAPGQALGVIGPSGAGKSTLARALIGAWPVGVGSIRLGGATLDQYHPDVLGQLIGYLPQKVTLFDGTIAENIARLAAQPDPDRVVRAARAAAAHQMILDMPQGYDTRITQTGNRLSGGQIQRIGLARALYPDPVLLVLDEPNSNLDNQGSEALNMAIRRIKAQGGAVVIMAHRPAAINECEVLMVMEQGVMRAFGPRDDVLRKMVQNSAQILKAQETGQGGGVA, encoded by the coding sequence ATGAGTAAGGCGCCCGTTGCAGGCGACGGCATCCGCGAATTGCGCAAGGCCCGCGCGACGGGCTTCTGGCTTTTCCTTGCGGTCGGGCTGTTTTCGGCCGTGGTCAACCTGCTGATGCTGACGGGACCGCTGTTCATGTTGCAGGTCTATGACCGCGTTCTGGCCTCGCAATCGGTCGAGACGCTGACCGCGCTGTTCGTGCTGGTCACATTCCTGTTTCTGCTGATGGGCATCGTCGATTTCGCGCGCAACCGGGTCACGCAGCGAATCGCCGCGCGGTTTCAGGACCGGGTCGAGGGGCGGGTGTTCATCGCCGCCCTGCGCGAAGGGGCGGCCTCGGGCAATGAGGCCGCGGCGACCGCCAGCGGGATGCGCGATCTTGATTCGGTGCAGCGTTTCATCGGCTCTCCGGTGCTGCTGGCGATATTCGATATTCCCTGGGCGCCGCTGTTTCTGGCGGCGATCTATATCTTCCACCCGCTGCTGGGCGTGGTGGCCACGGTCGGCGGCGCGATTCTGGTGGTCGTCACCATCTGCAGCCGCCACTTCAACCGCGATCCGCTGCAACGGTCGATGCAGGCCAGCGCGACGGCACAGCGCATGGCCGACCTGTACCGCGACGAGGGCGAGGTGATCAGCGCCCTTGGCATGCGCAGCGCGACCCACGGGCGCTGGCGTCAGGCGCGGGCCGAGGCGCAGGCGCAGGCGGTGCGCGGGGGCGATCTGTCCTCGGGGTTTACCGTCTTTTCCAAGACTTTCCGGCTGTTTCTGCAAAGCGCCATGCTGGCCGCCGGCGCATGGCTGGTGCTGCGGCAGGAACTGACGCCGGGCGCGATGATCGCGGGCTCGATCATGATGGGCCGGGCGCTGGCCCCCATCGACCAGCTGGTGGGCGGCTGGGCACTGGTGCAGGCCGCACAGGACGGCTGGGAACGTCTGGGCCACCTGCTCAGCCGTCAACCGGCCGAGATCGAACGCACCGCCCTGCCCCGTCCCGAAGCCCGGCTGGAGGTGCGCCAGCTTAGCGTCGCGCCGCCGGGCCAGAATGTCGCCTCGATCCGCGGGGTCGGTTTCGACGTGGCACCGGGTCAGGCGCTGGGGGTCATCGGCCCGTCCGGCGCTGGCAAGTCCACATTGGCGCGCGCCCTGATCGGTGCCTGGCCGGTGGGCGTGGGTTCGATCCGTTTGGGCGGTGCGACGCTGGATCAGTATCACCCGGACGTTCTGGGTCAGCTGATCGGCTATCTGCCGCAAAAGGTGACGCTGTTCGACGGCACCATCGCCGAAAACATCGCCCGACTGGCCGCGCAACCGGACCCTGACCGGGTCGTGCGGGCCGCCCGGGCCGCCGCCGCGCACCAGATGATTCTGGACATGCCGCAGGGCTATGACACTCGCATCACCCAGACCGGGAACCGGCTTTCCGGCGGGCAGATCCAGCGCATCGGCCTTGCCCGCGCGCTCTATCCCGATCCGGTGCTGCTGGTGCTGGACGAGCCGAACTCGAACCTCGACAATCAGGGTTCCGAGGCGCTGAACATGGCCATCCGCCGCATCAAGGCGCAGGGCGGTGCGGTGGTGATCATGGCCCACCGCCCCGCCGCGATCAACGAATGTGAGGTGCTGATGGTCATGGAACAGGGCGTGATGCGCGCCTTCGGGCCGCGCGACGATGTGCTGCGCAAGATGGTCCAGAACTCGGCGCAGATCCTCAAGGCGCAGGAAACCGGTCAGGGCGGAGGCGTGGCATGA
- the rnr gene encoding ribonuclease R: MTQIPSKQQIMDWVAEHPDANSKRDIAKAFGIKGAARIELKRLLKELEADGQLERRRRHYQDAEKLPPVTILELLAPDGSGDLFAHPLEWRGDAPMPRVHYVPRESDPALGRGDRFLARLIEVHGEDHQYQARLIRRITASPNRITGIFRKDTEGGRIMPIDKGQDREWRVRADATLGAQNGELVQAEQAGPMGRMGLPLARIIDRLGDPSAPRAVSLIAIHQHGIPDEFPAAALTEAEAARPASMKGREDLRDLPLVTIDPSDARDHDDAVAAVIEEDGGATIWVAIADVAYYVRPGSALDREAWTRGNSTYFPDRVVPMLPEALSADLCSLHEGQDRPVIAVRMRLDAEGNKISHNFHRGMMNSRASLAYGQAQAAADGQADDATAPLMDSVIRPLWHAYGLLVEARRRRQPLDLELPERRIELTADGRVKSVNFRERLDAHKLIEEFMVLANVAAAEELNSRRRPLLYRVHEEPSLAKIDALREVAQASGFTLAKGQVLQTSHLNRLLAQAEGSDFDELINISTLRSMTQAYYHPENFGHFGLALKSYAHFTSPIRRYSDLIVHRALISGHGWGGGQGGKPDGLSGGDDKRLSETATHISETERRSMAAERDTVDRYLAAYLADRVGTEMEGRISGIQRFGAFVKLDETGADGLLPIRDLGHEYFHFDPDAQTLIGADTGLEIGIGQRVTVRLSEAIPMTGGLTLELVELEGHPLPRGPGKGKRSRSPRRMSTQSRLAEVKRAAKRRRKR; encoded by the coding sequence ATGACCCAGATTCCCAGCAAGCAACAGATCATGGATTGGGTCGCCGAACATCCCGATGCCAATTCGAAACGTGACATCGCCAAGGCCTTCGGCATCAAGGGCGCGGCCCGGATCGAGTTGAAGCGCCTGCTGAAAGAGCTGGAGGCCGACGGACAGCTGGAACGTCGCCGCCGCCATTATCAGGATGCCGAAAAGCTGCCGCCGGTCACCATTCTGGAACTGCTGGCGCCGGACGGCTCGGGCGATCTGTTCGCCCATCCGCTGGAATGGCGGGGCGACGCACCGATGCCGCGCGTCCATTATGTCCCGCGCGAATCCGACCCGGCGCTGGGGCGCGGCGACCGCTTTCTGGCCCGTCTGATCGAGGTTCACGGCGAAGATCACCAGTATCAGGCGCGTCTGATCCGCCGCATCACCGCCTCGCCCAACCGCATCACCGGGATCTTCCGCAAGGATACCGAAGGTGGCCGCATCATGCCCATCGACAAGGGGCAGGACCGCGAATGGCGGGTGCGCGCCGATGCGACGCTGGGGGCGCAGAATGGTGAACTGGTGCAAGCCGAACAGGCCGGACCAATGGGCCGGATGGGCCTGCCGCTGGCCCGGATCATCGACCGGCTGGGCGATCCCTCGGCGCCCCGCGCCGTCAGCCTGATCGCGATCCATCAGCACGGCATCCCCGACGAATTTCCCGCAGCCGCGCTGACCGAGGCCGAAGCCGCCCGCCCCGCAAGCATGAAGGGCCGCGAGGATCTGCGCGATCTGCCACTGGTCACCATCGACCCGTCGGATGCCCGCGACCATGACGACGCGGTCGCGGCCGTCATCGAAGAGGACGGCGGCGCGACGATCTGGGTCGCCATCGCCGATGTTGCCTATTACGTCCGGCCCGGCTCGGCGCTGGACCGCGAGGCCTGGACGCGCGGCAACTCGACCTATTTCCCCGATCGCGTGGTGCCGATGCTGCCCGAGGCCCTGTCCGCCGATCTGTGCTCGTTGCATGAAGGGCAGGACCGCCCGGTCATTGCCGTCAGGATGCGGCTGGACGCCGAAGGCAACAAGATCAGCCACAATTTCCATCGCGGGATGATGAACAGCCGCGCCTCGCTGGCCTATGGTCAGGCGCAGGCAGCGGCGGACGGGCAGGCGGATGACGCCACCGCGCCGCTGATGGACAGCGTGATCCGGCCGCTGTGGCATGCCTATGGGCTGTTGGTCGAGGCCCGGCGCAGGCGGCAGCCGTTGGATCTGGAACTGCCCGAACGCCGTATCGAGCTGACCGCGGATGGCCGGGTGAAATCGGTGAATTTCCGCGAACGTCTGGATGCGCACAAGCTGATCGAGGAATTCATGGTGCTGGCCAATGTTGCCGCCGCCGAGGAACTGAACAGCCGCCGCCGCCCGCTACTGTATCGGGTGCATGAGGAGCCCTCGCTGGCCAAGATCGACGCGCTGCGCGAGGTGGCGCAGGCATCGGGATTCACGCTGGCCAAGGGGCAGGTGCTGCAAACCAGCCATCTGAACCGGCTGCTGGCACAGGCCGAGGGCAGCGATTTCGACGAGTTGATCAATATCTCGACCCTGCGGTCGATGACGCAGGCCTATTACCACCCCGAGAATTTCGGGCATTTCGGGCTGGCGTTGAAAAGCTATGCGCATTTCACCTCGCCGATCCGGCGCTATTCCGATCTGATCGTGCATCGGGCGCTGATCTCGGGTCATGGCTGGGGCGGCGGGCAGGGTGGCAAGCCCGACGGGCTGTCGGGCGGCGATGACAAGCGCCTCTCCGAGACTGCGACCCATATCAGCGAGACCGAGCGCCGCAGCATGGCCGCCGAACGCGACACGGTGGACCGTTATCTGGCGGCCTATCTGGCGGATCGCGTCGGCACCGAGATGGAAGGGCGGATCAGCGGCATCCAGCGGTTCGGCGCCTTCGTCAAGCTGGACGAGACCGGCGCCGACGGGCTGCTGCCGATCCGCGATCTGGGCCACGAATATTTCCACTTCGACCCCGATGCGCAGACGCTGATCGGCGCCGATACCGGGCTGGAAATCGGCATCGGCCAGCGCGTCACCGTGCGCCTGTCCGAAGCGATCCCGATGACAGGCGGCCTGACGCTGGAACTGGTCGAACTGGAAGGCCACCCCCTGCCGCGCGGCCCCGGCAAGGGCAAGCGCAGCCGTTCGCCTCGCCGCATGTCCACGCAGTCCCGGCTGGCCGAGGTCAAACGCGCCGCCAAACGCCGCCGCAAACGCTGA
- a CDS encoding HlyD family type I secretion periplasmic adaptor subunit produces the protein MSSDSPGNPDDRKPAIPAEVLKGAPGPEGAARRKAALRAGDVPPADPLPPPPPISVPDAGRWPVRGAVTFGLIAILVLLGGFTLWALQSRISGAVVAQGQVEVEQQRQVVQHPDGGVVQTITVTDGQQVEAGQPLILLDGTLLRPELSIVESQYFEILARRGRLEAERDASEDIVFPQELLDAAETNPELASLVQGQRSLFDTRNYTLEQSLEQLARQTEQIGSQIDGIDAQITAIRQQGVLIGRELTDQESLLARGLAQASRVLALQREAARIDGELGELQASRASAETRQSELDIQRLRLGAERREDAETQLRDLGYRELELAERRRALTEQINRLEIRAPVSGLVYDLQVTTPRSVIRPADPLLYIIPQDRPLVIGARVATINIDEIQIGQPVALRFSAFSSRTTPEINGQLLRISPDVLVDEATRTPYYRAEVTIPPEELQKLGEMALIPGMPVEVYIQTGERSPMNYLLKPMTDYFSRAFREQ, from the coding sequence ATGAGCAGCGACAGCCCCGGCAATCCCGACGACCGCAAGCCCGCCATCCCGGCCGAGGTGCTGAAGGGCGCCCCCGGCCCCGAAGGCGCGGCGCGGCGCAAGGCCGCCCTGCGCGCAGGCGACGTGCCGCCCGCCGATCCGCTGCCGCCTCCGCCGCCGATTTCGGTGCCCGATGCCGGGCGCTGGCCGGTGCGTGGCGCGGTCACGTTCGGCCTGATCGCAATTCTCGTCCTGCTGGGTGGCTTCACCCTCTGGGCGCTGCAAAGCCGCATCTCGGGGGCGGTCGTGGCGCAGGGTCAGGTCGAGGTCGAACAGCAACGGCAGGTGGTCCAGCATCCCGATGGCGGTGTGGTGCAGACGATCACCGTCACCGATGGCCAGCAGGTCGAGGCCGGGCAGCCGCTGATCCTGCTGGACGGCACATTGCTGCGGCCCGAACTGTCCATCGTCGAAAGCCAGTATTTCGAGATCCTCGCCCGCCGCGGGCGGCTGGAGGCCGAGCGCGACGCCTCGGAAGACATCGTCTTCCCGCAGGAATTGCTGGATGCCGCCGAAACCAATCCCGAACTGGCATCGCTGGTACAGGGACAGCGCAGCCTGTTCGACACCCGCAACTATACGCTGGAGCAATCGTTGGAACAGCTGGCCCGGCAGACCGAACAGATCGGTTCGCAGATCGACGGCATCGACGCGCAGATCACCGCCATCCGCCAGCAGGGCGTCCTGATCGGCCGGGAACTGACCGATCAGGAATCGCTGCTGGCACGCGGGCTGGCGCAGGCCTCGCGCGTGCTGGCCCTGCAACGCGAGGCGGCGCGCATCGACGGCGAACTGGGCGAATTGCAGGCCAGCCGCGCCTCTGCCGAAACCCGGCAGAGCGAGTTGGACATCCAGCGCCTGCGCCTTGGCGCCGAACGCCGCGAGGATGCCGAAACGCAACTGCGCGATCTGGGCTATCGCGAGTTGGAACTGGCCGAACGCCGCCGCGCCCTGACCGAGCAGATCAACCGTCTGGAAATCCGCGCGCCGGTATCGGGTCTGGTCTATGACCTTCAGGTGACGACACCGCGTTCGGTCATCCGGCCCGCCGATCCGCTGCTCTATATCATCCCGCAGGACCGGCCTTTGGTGATCGGCGCGCGGGTCGCCACGATCAATATCGACGAAATCCAGATCGGCCAGCCGGTCGCGCTGCGCTTTTCCGCCTTTTCCTCGCGCACGACGCCGGAAATCAACGGACAATTGCTGCGGATATCGCCCGATGTGCTGGTGGATGAGGCCACGCGGACCCCCTATTACCGCGCCGAGGTGACCATCCCGCCCGAGGAATTGCAGAAACTGGGCGAAATGGCGCTGATCCCCGGCATGCCGGTCGAGGTCTATATCCAGACCGGCGAACGCAGCCCGATGAACTATCTGTTGAAGCCGATGACGGATTATTTCAGCCGCGCCTTCCGCGAACAGTAA
- a CDS encoding VacJ family lipoprotein: MRRSRSRFLPIGLLLLLAACASDPAMQDGTMVNDPYEASNRRTHEFNKSLDNAVIGPVSRAFSGGSEKKRDGQGGGVSGAVANVGANLSLPGKIVNHLLQGRPGPAIRNGFRFAVNSTIGLGGVLDPAGADFGLSEADTDFGETLAVWGVGEGAYLELPVLGPSTQRDAAGKVVDLVLDPLNHVLNDRQAFAAFGLRAAGKMADRARFGDTIDGVLQGSADSYAQTRLIWLMHRRHELGEEGDAFDPYATDDDAAIDPYDDPYAP, translated from the coding sequence TTGCGCCGAAGCCGCAGTCGTTTTCTGCCGATCGGATTGCTGCTGTTGCTGGCGGCTTGCGCCTCGGACCCCGCGATGCAGGACGGCACGATGGTCAACGACCCGTATGAGGCGTCGAACCGCCGGACGCATGAATTCAACAAATCGCTGGACAATGCCGTTATCGGGCCCGTTTCACGGGCCTTTTCAGGTGGTTCCGAAAAGAAACGTGACGGGCAGGGTGGTGGCGTATCCGGCGCGGTGGCGAATGTCGGGGCGAACCTGTCGCTGCCGGGCAAGATCGTCAATCACCTGCTGCAAGGCCGTCCCGGCCCGGCGATCCGCAATGGCTTCCGCTTTGCGGTGAACTCGACCATCGGGCTGGGCGGGGTGCTTGATCCGGCGGGCGCCGATTTCGGCCTGTCTGAGGCCGATACCGATTTCGGCGAGACGCTGGCTGTCTGGGGCGTGGGCGAGGGCGCCTATCTGGAACTGCCGGTTCTGGGGCCCTCGACGCAGCGCGATGCGGCGGGCAAGGTGGTCGATCTGGTGCTGGACCCGTTGAACCATGTGCTGAACGATCGGCAGGCTTTCGCCGCCTTTGGCCTGCGCGCGGCAGGCAAGATGGCGGATCGGGCGCGGTTCGGTGATACGATTGACGGTGTCCTGCAAGGTTCGGCCGACAGCTATGCGCAGACTCGGTTGATCTGGCTGATGCACCGACGCCATGAACTGGGAGAGGAGGGCGATGCCTTTGACCCATATGCCACTGACGACGACGCGGCCATCGACCCTTATGATGACCCCTACGCGCCCTGA
- the dapE gene encoding succinyl-diaminopimelate desuccinylase, whose protein sequence is MTDAARLTADLIRCPSVTPTEGGALVLLADLLTEAGFEVHRVDRNDTPNLFARWGARGARSFGFNGHTDVVPPGDPASWSHPPFGGHLHDGLIWGRGATDMKSGVAAFVAAAIDFVTETPPDGAVILTITGDEEGPAGDGTVALLDWMVGQGERMDVCIVGEPSNPDRMGEMIKIGRRGSITFRVAARGVQGHAAYPHLARNPLHALTQFLHDLIATPLDQGSEHFDASGLQITSVDCGNASSNVIPETATAVINIRFNDLHSGDSLIRDLDARAQAISERTGVELTLSASISGESFLTRPGPFVDLVREVVTAETGLQPILSTSGGTSDARFIKDHCPVLEFGLVGHFMHQVDERVPVEQVHQLKAIYQRILERYFA, encoded by the coding sequence ATGACCGACGCCGCCCGACTGACCGCCGACCTGATCCGCTGCCCCTCGGTGACGCCGACCGAAGGCGGCGCGCTGGTGCTGCTGGCCGATCTGCTGACGGAAGCGGGGTTCGAGGTGCATCGCGTCGATCGCAACGACACGCCGAACCTGTTTGCGCGCTGGGGGGCCAGGGGCGCGCGCAGCTTTGGCTTCAACGGGCATACCGATGTGGTGCCGCCGGGCGATCCGGCCTCGTGGAGCCATCCGCCCTTTGGCGGGCATCTGCATGACGGGCTGATCTGGGGCCGGGGTGCCACCGACATGAAATCGGGCGTCGCGGCCTTTGTCGCCGCCGCCATCGACTTCGTGACTGAGACCCCGCCCGATGGTGCGGTGATCCTGACCATCACCGGCGACGAGGAAGGCCCGGCGGGCGATGGCACCGTGGCGCTTCTGGACTGGATGGTCGGGCAGGGCGAGCGGATGGATGTCTGCATCGTCGGAGAGCCGTCGAACCCCGACCGGATGGGCGAGATGATCAAGATCGGGCGTCGCGGCTCGATCACCTTCCGGGTCGCGGCGCGCGGGGTGCAGGGCCATGCGGCCTATCCCCACCTGGCCAGGAACCCGCTGCATGCGCTGACCCAGTTTCTGCATGACCTGATCGCCACCCCGCTGGATCAGGGGTCCGAGCATTTCGACGCCAGCGGTTTGCAGATCACCTCAGTCGATTGCGGCAATGCGTCCTCGAACGTCATTCCCGAAACGGCGACGGCGGTCATCAATATCCGCTTCAACGACCTGCACAGCGGCGACAGCCTGATCCGCGATCTGGACGCGCGCGCGCAGGCGATCAGCGAACGCACCGGGGTCGAGCTGACCCTGTCGGCCAGCATCTCGGGCGAAAGCTTCCTGACCCGGCCCGGCCCCTTCGTCGATCTGGTCCGCGAGGTGGTCACGGCTGAAACCGGGCTTCAGCCGATCCTGTCCACCAGCGGCGGGACATCGGATGCGCGTTTCATCAAGGATCACTGTCCGGTGCTGGAATTCGGGCTGGTCGGCCATTTCATGCATCAGGTCGATGAGCGTGTCCCGGTCGAGCAGGTACATCAGCTGAAGGCGATCTATCAGCGCATCCTTGAAAGATATTTCGCATGA
- a CDS encoding sulfite exporter TauE/SafE family protein encodes MFGLEPWQFWAAMAITAFSGFVKGAIGFAMPMVMMSAFGSIMPATTALAALILPVLFTNIQQGLRQGPQAARESVVRFRWHIGMVIVFMLISAGFATRIPQWLMYLLLGVPIIAFAGWQLAGWPLQLPVHRQRRAEIVSGAVGGLYGGVSGIWGPPLIVYLLSIGIGKAEQVRVQGVVFLIGAVVLTVAHLYSGVLNAQTLPLSALLCLPAFAGMQAGFRLQDRLDLGQFRRWTLVLLVLTGGNLVRRALEIGF; translated from the coding sequence ATGTTTGGATTGGAGCCTTGGCAGTTCTGGGCGGCGATGGCGATTACCGCCTTTTCGGGCTTCGTGAAGGGCGCGATAGGCTTTGCCATGCCGATGGTGATGATGTCGGCCTTCGGCTCGATCATGCCTGCCACAACGGCGCTGGCCGCACTGATCCTGCCGGTGCTGTTCACCAATATCCAGCAGGGCTTGCGGCAGGGACCGCAGGCGGCGCGTGAATCGGTGGTGCGGTTCCGCTGGCATATCGGCATGGTCATCGTGTTCATGCTGATCTCGGCCGGGTTCGCGACGCGGATTCCGCAATGGCTGATGTATCTGCTGCTGGGGGTGCCGATCATCGCCTTTGCGGGGTGGCAACTGGCGGGGTGGCCGTTGCAACTGCCGGTCCATCGCCAGCGCCGGGCCGAGATCGTCTCGGGCGCGGTCGGCGGGCTTTATGGTGGCGTTTCCGGGATCTGGGGGCCGCCGCTGATCGTCTATCTGCTGTCGATCGGCATCGGCAAGGCCGAACAGGTGCGGGTGCAGGGCGTCGTTTTCCTGATCGGGGCCGTGGTGCTGACCGTCGCGCATCTGTATTCCGGCGTGCTGAACGCGCAGACGCTGCCGCTGTCGGCGCTGCTGTGCCTGCCCGCCTTTGCCGGGATGCAGGCGGGCTTTCGCTTGCAGGACCGGCTGGATCTGGGGCAGTTTCGGCGCTGGACGCTTGTGCTGCTGGTGCTGACCGGGGGCAATCTGGTCCGCCGTGCCCTGGAAATTGGATTCTGA